A genomic region of Paenibacillus sp. PL2-23 contains the following coding sequences:
- a CDS encoding DUF805 domain-containing protein, translating to MEWYLKVIKNYVGFTGRARRKEYWMFVLFNIIISVALSIIEMIAGMPSILTWLYSLAIFLPSLAVLVRRLHDTGRSGWWVLIGLIPLVGFIILLVFACMEGEGDNQYGPDPKQFA from the coding sequence GTGGAATGGTATTTGAAGGTCATTAAAAATTATGTCGGATTTACGGGGAGAGCTCGCCGCAAGGAATATTGGATGTTTGTATTGTTCAATATTATCATTTCCGTGGCGTTGTCAATCATCGAGATGATTGCGGGTATGCCCTCCATTCTGACGTGGCTGTATTCTTTGGCTATATTCCTGCCTTCTTTGGCAGTGCTGGTTCGCAGACTGCATGACACGGGAAGAAGCGGCTGGTGGGTGCTCATCGGCTTGATTCCGCTTGTAGGCTTCATCATCCTGCTGGTCTTCGCTTGTATGGAAGGCGAAGGGGATAACCAGTACGGCCCAGATCCGAAGCAGTTCGCTTAA
- a CDS encoding GntR family transcriptional regulator: protein MNIAISNASDKPIYQQLYEQISAQILKGELVSGYSLPPIRLAATELRVSIITVKKAWEELERMGLIYTITGKGCFVAVLTPMEMLQKRNQLIKQQMELDAKYYKSFGLTLEEAFELLKEVYPHLQ from the coding sequence ATGAATATTGCGATTTCAAACGCTTCAGACAAACCGATCTACCAGCAGCTCTACGAGCAGATTAGCGCACAAATTCTAAAGGGCGAGCTTGTCAGCGGATACAGTCTGCCCCCCATTCGCCTGGCCGCAACCGAGCTTCGCGTAAGCATCATTACCGTAAAGAAAGCATGGGAGGAGCTCGAACGGATGGGCTTAATCTATACCATAACGGGAAAAGGCTGTTTTGTCGCAGTGCTGACTCCAATGGAAATGCTTCAAAAACGAAATCAGTTGATTAAGCAGCAGATGGAGCTCGACGCCAAGTATTACAAATCATTTGGACTTACGCTGGAGGAAGCGTTCGAGCTGCTGAAGGAAGTGTATCCCCATTTGCAATGA
- a CDS encoding beta-galactosidase: protein MINAKKPKIWYGGDYNPDQWEKAIWDEDVRMFKLAGIDVATLNVFAWAKNQPDEHTYDFGWLDEMMDKLHAAGIGVCLATSTAAHPAWMARQYPDVLQVDFNGAKRKFGGRHNSCPNSPTFRKYSTIMAEKLAERYKDHPALLIWHINNEYGGAGNCYCDNCEAAFRNWAKARYGTLEELNRAWNTAFWGHTFYAWEDIVLPSGLSEEWIGNGRTNTNFQGISLDYMRFHSDSLLECYKLEYEAVKKHTPDIPVTTNLMGAFKKLDYHKWAKHMDVISWDNYPRFDTPHSYTGMMHDLMRGLKDGQPFMLMEQTPSQQNWQPYNSLKRPGVMRLWSYQAAARGADTILFFQLRRSIGACEKYHGAVIEHVGHEHTRVFRECAQLGAELDKLGDALIDSRVQSKVAILFDWENWWAIEMSSGPSIALQYVDEAHKYYDALYRLGIAADVVSVEADLSGYDLVIAPVMYMVKQGVADKLEQYVQGGGTFITTYFSGIVDENDLVKTGGYPGVLRKLLGIWAEEIDALLPSQRNRIVMTDEALGMKREYECGMLCDLIHSEGAEVKAVYGEDFYEGMPALTVHSFGSGEAWYMATSPEASFLEEWLSKLCSARGIKPLVQSAPEGVETTLRTKDGQDYLFVLNHNAEAVNVELGEERSGVDLLTGRLLDGGQAELPGRDVWIIKVER from the coding sequence ATGATTAACGCGAAAAAACCGAAAATTTGGTATGGCGGCGACTATAATCCCGATCAATGGGAGAAGGCGATATGGGATGAGGATGTACGAATGTTCAAGCTTGCCGGGATCGATGTGGCGACGCTGAACGTATTCGCTTGGGCAAAAAATCAGCCTGACGAGCATACCTACGATTTTGGCTGGCTTGACGAGATGATGGACAAGCTGCACGCGGCTGGCATCGGAGTGTGCCTCGCGACAAGTACGGCGGCACACCCTGCATGGATGGCGCGCCAATATCCCGACGTGCTTCAAGTCGATTTCAACGGCGCCAAGCGCAAGTTCGGCGGGCGCCATAACTCTTGTCCCAACAGTCCGACCTTTCGTAAATATTCAACGATCATGGCTGAGAAGCTGGCGGAGCGCTACAAGGATCACCCGGCTCTCCTGATTTGGCACATTAACAACGAATATGGCGGCGCGGGCAATTGTTATTGCGATAATTGCGAAGCGGCTTTCCGCAATTGGGCGAAGGCTCGCTACGGCACGCTTGAGGAGCTGAATCGCGCTTGGAATACCGCTTTCTGGGGCCATACCTTCTATGCTTGGGAGGACATCGTGCTGCCTAGCGGGCTTAGCGAGGAGTGGATCGGCAACGGTCGTACGAATACGAATTTCCAAGGTATTTCGCTCGATTATATGCGCTTCCACTCAGACAGCCTGCTGGAATGCTACAAGCTTGAATATGAAGCGGTGAAGAAGCATACGCCTGACATCCCTGTCACAACCAATTTGATGGGCGCCTTCAAGAAGCTGGATTACCATAAGTGGGCGAAGCATATGGATGTCATATCCTGGGACAATTATCCCCGCTTCGACACGCCTCACAGCTACACGGGCATGATGCATGATCTGATGCGCGGCCTGAAGGACGGCCAGCCGTTTATGCTGATGGAGCAGACGCCCAGCCAGCAGAACTGGCAGCCCTACAACTCGCTGAAGCGTCCGGGCGTTATGCGCCTGTGGAGCTATCAAGCGGCGGCCAGAGGCGCAGATACCATACTGTTCTTCCAGCTTAGACGCTCCATCGGCGCCTGCGAAAAGTATCACGGTGCCGTCATCGAGCACGTCGGCCATGAGCATACGCGCGTCTTCCGTGAGTGCGCTCAGCTAGGCGCAGAGCTGGATAAGCTTGGCGACGCTCTGATTGATTCCCGCGTTCAGTCCAAGGTAGCCATATTGTTCGATTGGGAGAACTGGTGGGCAATTGAAATGTCCAGCGGTCCATCCATTGCTCTGCAATATGTAGATGAGGCGCACAAGTATTACGACGCGCTGTACCGGCTTGGCATTGCGGCGGATGTCGTCAGCGTGGAAGCCGACTTAAGCGGCTATGACCTGGTTATAGCCCCGGTTATGTATATGGTGAAGCAAGGGGTAGCGGACAAGCTGGAGCAATATGTGCAGGGCGGCGGCACGTTCATTACAACCTACTTCAGCGGTATAGTGGATGAAAACGATCTGGTCAAGACAGGCGGGTATCCCGGCGTGCTGCGCAAGCTTCTGGGCATATGGGCGGAAGAGATTGATGCCTTGCTTCCGAGCCAGCGCAATCGGATTGTAATGACGGACGAGGCTCTTGGCATGAAGCGGGAGTATGAATGCGGCATGCTCTGCGATCTGATTCATTCGGAAGGCGCAGAGGTGAAGGCGGTGTATGGCGAGGACTTCTATGAAGGCATGCCAGCGCTTACCGTCCATTCATTCGGTTCCGGCGAAGCGTGGTATATGGCTACAAGTCCCGAAGCTTCGTTTCTTGAGGAGTGGCTGTCGAAGCTATGCTCTGCCCGCGGCATTAAGCCTCTTGTTCAATCAGCGCCGGAAGGGGTAGAGACGACGCTCCGTACGAAGGATGGCCAGGATTATTTGTTTGTGCTCAATCATAACGCCGAAGCAGTGAACGTCGAGCTGGGCGAGGAGCGCTCTGGCGTCGATCTATTGACGGGTCGTCTGCTTGACGGCGGCCAGGCGGAGCTCCCGGGGCGGGATGTATGGATTATTAAGGTTGAGAGATAA
- a CDS encoding nitrate/nitrite transporter, translated as MNQTKALILSTAAMAVSFMIWSVFPPIAGQIQELFGLSNVEKSILVATPVLLGSIMRIPMGILTDRFGGKKVFTLTMLFLILPMVLAASVDSFAGMLICALFIGMAGTTFAISITFVSKWYPPERQGFILGIAGLGNLGSAGANFLIPSISSSFGLPWVFLSLAIAVAVMAVIFQAFTKDVPKPAVPKTLKQSLSVTKEKATWHLSIYYFLTFGGFVSFSVYLPTLLKDLFELNAFDAGISTAVFVLAATLIRPAGGYLADRLGSRKVLNLVFVGILTGALVLSATLEQLVGFTFVCLLLSLLLGIGNGAVFKMVPEVSSGNTGAVTGFVGAAGGIGGFFPPIVLGIVLDSTGHYHLGFAFMAVFALGCLILNYSGQKPRSSRVQRGVEYTA; from the coding sequence ATGAATCAAACAAAAGCACTTATTTTATCCACGGCTGCGATGGCAGTTTCTTTTATGATTTGGTCGGTTTTCCCGCCTATAGCGGGGCAAATTCAGGAGCTGTTCGGGCTCAGCAACGTAGAGAAGAGCATTCTGGTCGCAACCCCCGTGTTGCTGGGATCCATTATGAGAATTCCGATGGGCATCCTGACGGATCGATTCGGCGGCAAAAAGGTGTTTACACTAACGATGCTCTTCCTGATCCTGCCGATGGTATTGGCCGCATCCGTTGATTCGTTTGCGGGAATGCTGATATGCGCCCTGTTTATCGGCATGGCAGGCACCACATTCGCCATATCCATCACCTTTGTATCCAAATGGTATCCGCCGGAGCGCCAAGGCTTTATACTCGGCATTGCGGGACTCGGCAATTTAGGAAGCGCAGGAGCAAACTTTCTGATACCCTCCATTTCTTCATCATTTGGTCTGCCTTGGGTGTTTTTGAGCTTAGCCATTGCCGTTGCCGTTATGGCGGTCATCTTTCAGGCGTTCACGAAGGATGTGCCGAAGCCGGCTGTACCCAAGACGTTGAAGCAATCGTTGTCCGTTACGAAAGAAAAGGCGACATGGCATTTATCGATATATTATTTTTTAACCTTTGGCGGATTTGTTTCCTTTAGCGTTTATTTGCCAACACTGCTGAAGGACTTGTTCGAACTGAACGCATTTGATGCGGGAATAAGCACTGCGGTTTTTGTGTTGGCGGCTACGCTGATTCGGCCAGCAGGGGGGTATCTGGCAGATCGGCTGGGCAGCAGAAAGGTATTAAACCTGGTATTTGTTGGCATATTAACAGGAGCGCTTGTGTTATCTGCGACGCTCGAGCAGCTTGTAGGCTTCACCTTCGTATGCTTGCTGCTATCCTTGCTGCTTGGAATAGGTAACGGGGCGGTGTTCAAAATGGTGCCGGAGGTGTCCTCCGGCAATACAGGGGCGGTAACGGGCTTTGTTGGGGCAGCTGGAGGCATTGGCGGATTTTTCCCGCCAATCGTTCTCGGTATCGTGCTGGATTCCACCGGGCATTACCATTTGGGCTTTGCGTTCATGGCGGTGTTTGCTTTGGGTTGTTTAATCCTGAACTACTCCGGCCAGAAGCCTAGAAGCTCGCGAGTTCAGCGAGGCGTTGAATATACGGCGTAA
- a CDS encoding S-layer homology domain-containing protein: MKKKVLKVSVAASLAFGTIAGLPLSATGVQQLLGANTAYAVGAPLPAETDAWVQNIVDIYSKLTPAERKDVKDFQEAMEGLQINVSNEDLIEPLVSFLNLEAPVDLTPEEVLNIIKFFGSIASTDDATELSINLNAFRSDSDVRGAVSKVLEGSGIALDGPTAQQIQFSDITAFQDALQTALMNEITMVDALGYILALSTNSLDDKKDEIKEDLKGAFTVVLGDSSLKLSQALAYHASSDLERSQLADAIASSYLNLVDVIDSDMKGQVAIMKALMRSEASLASSAGTTELTPALSVFGHPVGNSLLKWSSNNSLITFSESSNKFVLSGSAPDNTTVTAEVSAHSVLLNELIFKGNITLRRDVFVGNPGNPPASPQPDTNREYNSLKANEAVNKAKEAAQNASPREKAELVQDALKEIKEAISNMSKATTLGNQLVTVVDGKTVPVFKEGNVIEHIKEIKNQVDKLQKEIREVEPRAQVPFEFTLDFGNIEAETVSIPLSGELLTGAKDNGVTKLNVEANGTGVGFSPEQFDGDVTLTIDKVPQDTVSSLSSRSIVSPIVDVSFHSSNGTEINNFATPVDLRLNIPTHPEPDYLSIFKVETDNRLTNYGGMYIDGGVKTQRITLSPYVVLENKVSFEDTASVSTWAGKEISVIAAKGIVQGRGEGQFDPNANVTRAEFAKMLASALGITGGEATETFSDVTEQDWFQPYVAAIQTRGIANGKGDGQFDPHAAITRAEMAAMIARGLQAVRGTQSFVEAEDMLEIFTDEEQIHATLQEGVAFTAEQGIILGMPSGEFAPNKLSTRAQAAVMIYRLLNL; the protein is encoded by the coding sequence ATGAAGAAGAAAGTATTGAAAGTATCCGTAGCTGCCAGCTTGGCCTTCGGCACCATTGCCGGGCTTCCGCTGAGCGCAACAGGCGTCCAGCAGCTGCTGGGTGCGAATACGGCCTACGCAGTTGGCGCTCCGCTGCCGGCTGAGACGGATGCGTGGGTTCAGAACATTGTTGATATTTATTCCAAGCTAACACCGGCAGAGAGAAAGGATGTCAAGGATTTCCAAGAAGCGATGGAAGGTCTTCAGATTAATGTTAGCAATGAAGATCTGATTGAGCCGCTTGTTTCTTTCTTGAATCTGGAAGCGCCGGTTGATTTAACGCCTGAAGAGGTTCTTAACATCATCAAATTTTTCGGCAGCATAGCTTCTACTGACGACGCGACTGAACTGAGCATTAACCTGAACGCATTCCGATCTGATTCGGACGTGCGCGGCGCTGTCAGCAAGGTGCTGGAAGGAAGTGGGATTGCGCTTGATGGTCCTACAGCCCAACAAATTCAGTTCTCAGACATTACAGCATTCCAAGATGCGCTGCAAACCGCTCTGATGAATGAGATTACAATGGTTGATGCGCTTGGATACATTCTGGCGTTAAGTACTAACTCTCTTGACGATAAGAAGGATGAAATTAAAGAAGACCTGAAAGGTGCTTTCACGGTTGTTCTGGGCGATTCAAGCTTGAAGTTGTCGCAGGCACTGGCTTACCACGCTTCAAGCGATTTGGAACGATCCCAGCTGGCTGACGCGATAGCTTCTAGTTACTTGAATTTGGTAGATGTGATTGACAGCGACATGAAAGGCCAAGTCGCCATTATGAAAGCTTTAATGCGTTCCGAGGCGAGCTTGGCGTCTTCAGCGGGTACAACAGAGTTAACTCCTGCTCTTAGTGTATTTGGGCATCCTGTGGGTAACAGCCTTTTAAAATGGTCATCAAACAATAGTTTGATCACTTTCTCCGAAAGTAGCAACAAGTTTGTGCTAAGCGGCAGCGCACCAGATAACACGACGGTAACTGCGGAGGTATCGGCGCATTCAGTGCTACTTAATGAGCTCATCTTCAAAGGCAATATCACTCTTCGGAGAGATGTGTTTGTAGGCAACCCTGGCAACCCGCCTGCTTCCCCGCAGCCTGACACAAATCGTGAATATAATAGCTTGAAAGCGAATGAAGCCGTCAATAAAGCAAAGGAAGCTGCACAGAACGCATCGCCGAGGGAGAAAGCAGAGCTTGTGCAAGATGCTCTCAAAGAAATAAAGGAAGCCATTAGCAATATGAGCAAAGCAACGACGTTGGGCAACCAGCTTGTAACGGTAGTCGATGGCAAGACGGTTCCTGTGTTTAAAGAAGGGAATGTTATTGAACACATAAAGGAAATTAAAAATCAAGTAGACAAATTACAAAAAGAAATTAGAGAAGTTGAGCCTAGAGCGCAGGTGCCTTTTGAGTTTACATTGGATTTTGGTAATATTGAAGCCGAAACCGTTAGTATACCGCTCAGTGGAGAGCTGTTAACGGGTGCCAAGGATAACGGTGTGACGAAGCTTAACGTTGAGGCGAATGGAACTGGCGTTGGCTTCAGTCCGGAACAATTTGACGGCGACGTGACCTTAACAATCGATAAAGTTCCGCAAGACACTGTGAGTTCGCTTTCGAGCAGATCGATTGTTTCGCCAATAGTGGATGTTTCATTCCACTCGTCAAATGGAACAGAGATCAATAACTTTGCGACGCCTGTGGACTTGAGATTGAACATTCCGACTCATCCAGAGCCGGATTATCTGTCGATCTTCAAGGTTGAGACAGATAATCGCCTGACGAATTATGGCGGCATGTATATTGACGGTGGAGTAAAAACACAACGGATTACACTTTCTCCTTATGTTGTGCTGGAGAACAAGGTGTCGTTCGAGGACACGGCATCCGTTAGCACCTGGGCTGGCAAGGAAATTAGCGTTATCGCAGCCAAGGGTATTGTTCAAGGACGCGGTGAGGGCCAATTCGACCCGAATGCCAATGTTACACGCGCTGAATTCGCGAAAATGCTTGCAAGCGCGCTTGGTATTACTGGCGGCGAAGCAACAGAAACGTTCAGCGATGTAACCGAGCAAGATTGGTTCCAGCCGTATGTTGCAGCTATTCAGACGCGTGGTATTGCTAACGGCAAAGGGGATGGTCAATTCGATCCGCACGCAGCCATTACCCGCGCGGAGATGGCAGCCATGATCGCGAGAGGCTTGCAAGCCGTACGCGGCACGCAAAGCTTTGTCGAAGCCGAAGACATGCTGGAAATTTTCACGGATGAAGAGCAGATCCATGCGACTCTGCAAGAGGGTGTTGCATTCACGGCTGAGCAAGGCATCATTCTAGGCATGCCATCCGGCGAATTTGCTCCTAACAAGCTGTCCACACGCGCACAAGCGGCTGTCATGATCTACCGCCTGCTGAATCTCTAA
- a CDS encoding glycoside hydrolase family 11 protein has translation MMKLSKKMWLGLLAATMSIGMLSGSASAATDYWQNWTDGGGTVNATNGAGGNYSVTWSNTGNFVVGKGWNAGSPNRVVNYNAGVWAPSGNGYLTFYGWTRNSLIEYYVVDSWGTYRPTGTHKGTVTSDGGTYDIYTTMRYNAPSIDGTQTFQQFWSVRQSKRPTGSNVKITFSNHVNAWKSKGMNLGSSWSYQVMATEGYQSSGSSNVTVW, from the coding sequence ATGATGAAGCTGAGCAAAAAAATGTGGTTAGGCCTTCTTGCGGCGACAATGAGCATCGGCATGTTGTCTGGGTCTGCGAGTGCAGCAACAGACTATTGGCAGAATTGGACAGATGGCGGCGGCACCGTTAACGCAACCAATGGAGCAGGCGGGAATTACAGCGTGACATGGTCCAACACAGGCAACTTTGTTGTCGGCAAAGGCTGGAACGCGGGTTCACCCAATCGTGTCGTGAATTATAATGCCGGCGTCTGGGCGCCATCCGGTAATGGCTATCTGACCTTTTATGGCTGGACCAGAAATTCACTTATCGAATATTACGTTGTAGACAGCTGGGGCACTTACAGGCCTACAGGCACACACAAGGGTACCGTCACCAGCGATGGCGGCACCTACGACATCTATACAACCATGCGCTATAACGCGCCTTCCATCGACGGCACTCAGACCTTCCAGCAATTCTGGAGCGTTCGACAGTCGAAGCGGCCCACGGGAAGCAATGTGAAAATTACGTTCAGCAATCATGTTAATGCCTGGAAGAGCAAAGGCATGAATCTGGGCAGCAGCTGGTCGTATCAAGTTATGGCGACAGAAGGTTACCAGAGCAGCGGCAGCTCTAACGTTACGGTGTGGTAA
- a CDS encoding AraC family transcriptional regulator: protein MRRVVPASPAELLPLQLETIGIKYDQENIDRPNGYPYYHWLQTLQGEGELSTHGRTWRMTERTGVLLSPGTPHRYEARLGQWQTGFITFHGSSAASIVQALGFGDAEWLQWETDKPIITDQLESLLSFAEAGGDPSGWRYSGDLYRFLTLLRTDARTDNRPAMSKRLERIQALLDWLEEHFGNPDIGLSEMAVHLGIGERQLNERFRELFGQTAYAYLIRLRIRKAKVWLPSLPDWTVRRIGEAVGFRDASHFVATFRRLEGMTPEAYRKLYGEARDAETSGI, encoded by the coding sequence ATGCGAAGAGTTGTGCCTGCCTCTCCAGCGGAGCTGCTACCCTTACAGCTGGAAACCATAGGCATCAAATATGACCAAGAGAACATCGACCGGCCAAACGGCTATCCCTATTATCACTGGCTTCAGACGCTGCAAGGCGAAGGCGAGCTGTCCACTCATGGCCGCACCTGGAGAATGACGGAACGCACCGGCGTCCTGCTCTCCCCGGGAACGCCCCACCGGTATGAAGCCCGCCTTGGACAATGGCAGACCGGCTTCATTACCTTTCATGGAAGCTCGGCCGCCAGCATCGTCCAAGCATTAGGCTTTGGCGACGCTGAATGGTTGCAGTGGGAGACTGACAAGCCAATCATTACCGATCAATTGGAGAGCCTGCTGTCCTTCGCCGAAGCTGGCGGCGACCCCTCGGGCTGGCGCTACTCGGGAGATCTGTACCGGTTTCTGACGCTGCTGCGAACGGATGCCCGCACGGACAACCGTCCCGCTATGTCGAAGCGGCTGGAGCGAATTCAAGCGCTGCTCGACTGGCTGGAGGAGCATTTCGGCAATCCCGACATCGGCTTGAGCGAGATGGCTGTTCATCTCGGCATCGGGGAACGACAGCTGAACGAACGATTTCGTGAGCTGTTCGGACAGACTGCTTACGCCTATCTCATCCGGCTGCGAATCCGCAAGGCAAAGGTATGGCTGCCCTCGCTGCCGGATTGGACCGTCCGCCGCATCGGTGAAGCTGTGGGATTCCGCGACGCGAGCCACTTCGTGGCGACCTTCCGCAGGCTGGAGGGTATGACGCCGGAGGCTTATCGGAAGCTGTATGGGGAAGCACGGGACGCTGAGACTTCGGGAATCTAA
- a CDS encoding GDSL-type esterase/lipase family protein, which produces MLQQNEPNTAVIPVPKLEEDCYDWWERHEGVLREQGDIRPEIVLIGDSITHFWGGQPQTEGIKGAPGAWNSIFKPYRVLNLGFGWDRTQNVLWRLHHGQLQGLSPRKVVILIGTNNTTATENARANEPEEIAAGLRAICDRVEALTPEVSIVIMAVFPREQRPEHPRRRLIKEINRHYEELARERQYAFVDIGPRLLEPDGTLSTDIAPDFCHLTERGYQHWAEALRPHLRGIR; this is translated from the coding sequence TTGCTGCAACAAAACGAACCTAACACAGCTGTTATTCCAGTGCCCAAGCTGGAGGAGGATTGTTACGATTGGTGGGAGCGTCATGAGGGGGTGCTGCGGGAGCAGGGAGACATTCGTCCGGAGATTGTGCTGATCGGCGATTCGATTACACACTTCTGGGGAGGTCAACCGCAAACAGAAGGCATAAAGGGCGCGCCTGGAGCATGGAATTCTATTTTCAAGCCGTACCGGGTGCTGAATTTGGGCTTTGGGTGGGATCGGACCCAGAATGTGCTCTGGAGACTCCATCACGGTCAATTGCAAGGCTTGTCCCCGCGGAAGGTTGTGATATTGATTGGTACCAACAATACAACCGCAACCGAAAACGCCAGGGCCAACGAGCCTGAGGAAATTGCGGCAGGCTTGCGCGCGATATGCGACAGAGTGGAGGCGTTAACTCCGGAGGTGAGCATCGTCATTATGGCGGTTTTCCCCCGTGAGCAGCGTCCGGAGCATCCCCGACGCAGGCTGATTAAAGAGATCAATAGACATTATGAGGAGCTGGCGCGCGAACGGCAATATGCCTTCGTTGATATCGGACCGCGATTGCTGGAGCCCGACGGTACGTTGTCTACAGATATAGCTCCGGACTTCTGCCACCTTACGGAACGCGGCTACCAGCATTGGGCAGAGGCGCTGCGTCCTCACTTGCGAGGGATTCGTTGA
- a CDS encoding ABC-2 transporter permease, giving the protein MYNLLLKELRLGVNPFFYVLPFLTGALMLIPAWLYFLVVLYFCFLTIPNIFAGYKSQNDLIFTSILPVTKEDIVKAKMLVIVILELLHMIIAVIYGLISVRLYPHLQYFFFEPSLGFWGLNFVMLAIFNLIFFAMYFKTAYKYGAASVMSITAAVLFAGGAEWLSIQNPYVFELLKGSGLNEPATQLAILFSGIAIFAIFTISAYYIAIKRFEKVEM; this is encoded by the coding sequence ATGTATAATCTGCTGCTAAAAGAATTAAGACTCGGCGTAAATCCATTTTTCTATGTCTTGCCTTTCCTAACAGGCGCCTTAATGCTAATCCCCGCATGGCTTTATTTTCTTGTTGTCCTATATTTTTGTTTTCTTACGATTCCGAATATTTTTGCAGGATACAAGTCGCAAAATGACCTCATTTTCACAAGCATTCTTCCTGTCACTAAAGAAGATATCGTAAAAGCTAAAATGCTTGTTATTGTCATCCTTGAGCTGCTGCATATGATCATCGCTGTCATCTATGGGCTCATCAGCGTCCGCTTGTATCCCCATTTGCAATATTTTTTTTTTGAACCGTCGCTTGGCTTCTGGGGGCTTAATTTCGTCATGCTTGCGATCTTCAACCTTATCTTTTTTGCCATGTACTTCAAGACGGCATACAAATACGGGGCTGCGTCGGTCATGTCCATAACGGCTGCGGTTCTGTTCGCCGGCGGTGCAGAATGGCTTAGTATCCAGAATCCGTATGTGTTCGAGCTGCTAAAAGGCTCGGGTCTTAACGAGCCAGCCACCCAGCTTGCAATCTTGTTCTCCGGCATCGCCATATTTGCCATATTCACAATTAGCGCTTATTATATTGCCATCAAACGATTTGAGAAAGTGGAAATGTAA
- a CDS encoding cyclase family protein, translating into MKIIDLSIPIADGMSVYPGDPEVRVKVAHHHESHTWELRQLSMGSHTGTHVDAPSHMHPGAATLDELPLDRFFGQSRLVRLEEAEWPEGRGLFFLGSVGLESLDRLVKLCPPFVGGDISEELERALLGLGIVTYTGLRQLERLPIGVDFMFYGFPLRIAGGDGSPVRAVAVLTNGCD; encoded by the coding sequence ATGAAAATTATTGATTTGTCCATTCCAATTGCTGATGGGATGTCCGTCTACCCTGGCGACCCGGAGGTCCGGGTCAAGGTTGCGCATCATCATGAGAGTCATACCTGGGAGCTGCGGCAGCTTTCCATGGGCAGTCATACGGGGACGCATGTGGATGCGCCCTCCCATATGCATCCTGGCGCCGCGACGCTGGATGAATTGCCGCTGGATCGGTTTTTTGGCCAATCGCGTCTCGTGCGGCTGGAGGAGGCTGAATGGCCGGAAGGCAGAGGGTTGTTCTTCCTGGGGTCCGTAGGGCTCGAAAGCTTGGACAGGCTTGTCAAGCTTTGTCCGCCATTTGTGGGCGGCGATATCTCGGAGGAGCTTGAGCGGGCGTTGCTAGGCCTGGGTATCGTGACCTATACGGGGTTGCGCCAGCTGGAACGCTTGCCCATTGGGGTGGATTTTATGTTCTACGGCTTCCCGCTCCGTATCGCTGGAGGCGACGGCTCCCCTGTTCGGGCTGTTGCGGTTTTGACTAACGGTTGTGATTGA
- a CDS encoding ABC transporter ATP-binding protein translates to MLALEIRHLNKQYEHFQLKNVSFELEKGYIMGFIGANGAGKTTTIKSILNLVRADSGEIRILGKDMRTHELELKQEIGSAFGGIDFYTRSKIRTLTNVIKRFYRHWDDDVYYSYLKKFNLNENKKIAELSTGMKVKYSLAIALSHGAKVLVLDEPTSGLDPVARDQLLDIFQELVQGGEISILFSTHITSDLEKCADYITFIHNGQIINSADKETFLNTYRLVKGREDQLSQLENKMIAYKINTFGFTGLIHTEDFNPNLDIRSAVPSLEDIMIYFARKESAHV, encoded by the coding sequence ATGCTGGCATTGGAGATCCGTCATTTAAATAAGCAATACGAGCATTTTCAATTAAAGAATGTTTCTTTCGAGCTGGAGAAAGGTTACATCATGGGCTTTATAGGAGCTAATGGTGCAGGCAAAACAACCACAATTAAATCCATCCTGAATCTGGTAAGGGCGGATAGCGGGGAGATCCGCATTCTTGGCAAGGATATGCGAACTCATGAGCTTGAGCTGAAGCAAGAAATTGGCTCCGCGTTCGGCGGCATCGATTTCTACACTCGCAGCAAGATTCGTACATTAACGAACGTCATCAAGAGGTTTTATCGACATTGGGATGATGATGTCTATTATAGCTATTTGAAAAAGTTTAACTTGAATGAAAACAAAAAAATCGCCGAGCTGTCGACCGGTATGAAGGTGAAATATAGCTTGGCCATCGCCTTATCGCACGGAGCGAAGGTGCTTGTTCTTGATGAACCAACCAGCGGCTTGGATCCCGTGGCGAGAGATCAGCTTCTTGATATTTTCCAAGAGCTCGTGCAAGGAGGAGAGATCAGCATATTGTTCTCCACTCATATCACGTCCGATCTGGAGAAATGCGCGGACTATATAACCTTTATTCATAATGGTCAAATCATTAACAGCGCAGACAAAGAAACTTTCTTGAATACCTATCGCTTGGTGAAAGGACGCGAAGACCAGCTAAGCCAGCTAGAAAACAAGATGATCGCTTATAAAATAAACACCTTCGGCTTCACGGGCTTGATTCATACAGAAGATTTTAATCCGAACCTCGATATCCGGTCAGCCGTACCCAGTTTGGAGGACATTATGATTTATTTTGCGAGAAAGGAGAGCGCCCATGTATAA